CAGATGTAAGTATGTGGTGCAATAGATTTGACACTGTTGTCCAATAAAcatatttcactgcacctatctggtatgtgacaataaaacgtTGATTTAATATTATTTATAATCTCTGCTCTTTATTCCAGAATAATCCGAACCAAGGTGCAGCTGCCTTTCAACCTGCCTCTGGATGGAAAAGGCCTAAGCCCAGGACACACACTAAGTgagtctctacacacacacacacacacacgcacacacacacacagacagacacacacagacagacaccctaGTGCACCAACACACGCCTTCACTAAGGCCTAGCATTATGATCTGATCATGTAGTATTTAGCCTAAAGAAACTCCATGCTTAATGGTTCGTAAGATTAAGCGCTAATGGTCAACGATAATATTGCAGTAATAATAGTCCGTTTTCCCTTTCTTTCTGTCAGTCCCCAGTTCAGCTGTCACTCCCCCAGAGTCGCCCCAGTCCGACTCCCTGGGCTCCACCTACTCCATCAGTGGCCTGCTGGGAATACCACAGCCCAGCCAAGAGGGCAAGAGGAGCCATGATGACAGTAAATACCCACAAATTCTTGTGCAATCCCAAATCCTGATGTTCTATACCCCTCTCACattttataatatttttttatgCAATTCAttaagattctctctctctctccctctccctctctctctctctctctctctctctctctctctctccctctctctctctctcaggtgaccAGGAGAGCTGTAGACACAGTGTGGACTCTCAGGGCAGCGCAGGCGTTCCTAGGAAGCAGCTGAGACCGGAGCACTTCCCCCCGCAGCACCTGGACTGTGGCTTTGACCGCCACCACTATCCACCAGACTTCAGCTCTGCAGCAGCCAGCAAGACCGAGCAGGTACGGTGACCTACATGTCACATTGGCACTGAGAGGTGGAGTCTGCTTAACGCcactggcatgggaaacatatgtttacattgccaaagcactctttctgctgtgatggcacactgtggtatttcacccagtagatatgggagtttatcaaaaaatTGTGTAATCGGAGGGAAATACGTgtttctaatatggtcatatatttgacagaaggttaggaagtgcagctccacctcattttgtgggcagtgtgcacattgcCTGTCtgctcttgagagccaggtctgccttcggcaGCCTTTCTcgatagcaaggctatgctcactgagtctgtacatagttaaaGATTTCCTTATTTATTTGAATTCCCCCCTCTATttttcacacacaacacacgctCACGTACAAATGGTTAATCCGCTTTTATTCTCCACAGACTGTGTACCCTCTATCGCTCATCAATGGCAGTCTAGAAGACGGGAAGACCAGCCTCTCAACATCGAGTGCTGCTATTGGTCGGAATCTGGCAGCGCACCAGGGTTACACTGTTGTGACAGGTAAGACTCTAACGATGGATGGTGCCCTCTCACCCCGCACAAAGATCAGCAGTCAAAGATGAAGCAGAAGGAAAACTGAACACGCTGGCACATGGAAACATTAGCATATCTCAACACCCAATTCACAAAGGCAGTTATTTTAAATATCATAATGCATTCATAATCTGTGAATGTAATAGCAGTCTGTTTAGGCGTGTATACTCCGGACTGTAGCAACTGCGGTTGTCATCAATCTGATAATAGATCTTGTTTCCGACCGAGCTATCATAGCAGTTGATGTTTATCTCTGCAGTGCAGCCACATGTTAGCTTGCCGTGCCTGCTGATGCGTTGTACAATTAATTTGGCCTATTATCACGAGCTGCCCAAAGCACCCTTTCAAGTTTAATTTAAAACAGACGTACAATATGTGCTGTATGTCTAATGCAGTACCCATTCACTCGTCATTTGTTTCAAGCATTAATTTCAGCTTCCTGGCTATTTCTGCTGTGTATTTGTTAATCCATTCATTCATATTAGTTAATTCCATTTTATTTCATTTTCTCACTCATCCACCCACTGGCCATGCCACCTCAGACCCCCTACAGCCCCTCACGCTTTGTCTGAAACAGGAAATGTCCCCGGAGGTGACCAGCACAAGCCCCTCCCTAAATGCGATGGCCAACTCTGCCTTCCTAGAGCTGCAGTCATTGCAAGCCCCTGTCACTGTCAGTAGCAGCTGCAGCAGCTCCAACCATTTCCCTCATGCGTTCAACTCATTCTCCCATCATGCACCAGTGTACGGCCATTTCAGCAGCCAGTCTCTCATAGCAGGTAATGAAGCATTCGTCTCACCCATTGCCACGCCCTGTAGGGGGTCCATACAGACAGTATAGACTACACTCGCTTATCATGTCACCTGCCACAACACACCAAACCCCATGTGCAGTACTGTACTGGAACGTCAATTGCTGTAGATGTGGTGAGCACCACTGACAGTGCCAGAATTGATTTGTTTTTCATGTGTATATCCAGCTGCTGCACTACTACAGTATGTGTACATCCTCATGCTGACAGTGTGTGGTCTGTCCTCCTCTGTTTCAGGGCGGGATATGGTGAGCTCCACTCTCCCTGGCTAccctcctcacatcccctccAGTGGCCAGACAGGCTACTCATCCTCGGCCATCACTGGCATGGTAGCAGGTAAGACTCACGTCCCTTGACACACACAGGCTATAAGACAGGCCATGGCATCCTAAAATGGGATTTCTGAGAAAGAGATGAATGATGTCTCTACTTTCAGTTCAGCTTATATAAATGCAGTTCATAGTTTTATTTTTAGCCAAACCTGATCCTATCTGGGTTTTCCCTTGGGGAACGCTGAAACTGCATACCCTATTAGGACAAAGCACCACTGAGAAGGAtttagacaaaaaaaaaaaaaaaaaaaaattaggaCAAGGCAGTGAGCAAAACCAACGCTAAAATAGCAAGGATGGGCGTGAGACAGGGAGAGCAAAATGCTGGGAGGGAGGATTGGAGATTAACAGGAAGGCATGCTGGTTAATGAGTAGCCTGCTCGGCTGGTGAACTGCATGGCGGTGCAGCCAGGGCCCAGGGGGTACAAGAGAACAGGCTGGGAGTTCCGCCTTGCTGCCCGCACCCCCACGCCGCCCCTCTGACCACACATCACCATGGGAACCAGGGGCCCCaccagagggggggagagggtggggggccACAGGGTGGCAGAGTGggcctgggtgagagagagagagagcagaggaggagggtctttgtggtgtgtgtgtgtgtgtgtgtgtgtgtgtgtgtgtgtgtgtgtgtgtgtgtgtgtgtgtgtgtgtgtgtgtgtgtgtgtgtgtgtgtgtgtgtgtgcgtgcgtgtgtgtgcgtgcgccttTTTATTTGAAGTCTGCCCTTCGAAGCGCGAAATGAGAGGGTCTGATTTATTATTTTTCTGGTGGGCTTGCTGTGAGGAAGCGTTCATACACAATTACTCACAGAAAGGGGGGGGGTCTGGGGGGGAGCAGGGGTATTCAATCCAGCCAACATAATTACCAATTAGATATTGGAATGTTAAAAAAAAGAAGAGGAAAaaatagaggagacagagaatggCTGAAAGGCTGAAGCAGGaagtgagggatagagaggagaggagggcatttTGGACGGACGAAGAGGGGAGGGGTAAATGCTAAAGAGAGGAAGCAGAGACTAGCCACACGCACCAATGAGTCGAGGGATTTTACCCCCAGCCATCCACCTGGCCCATAGATTAATGGTTTACAAGATGCCCTAACCATTGGTGAATTATGAGCTAAGTCTTAGCAGATGCTGGCAAGAGGACAAACACCCTCAACTGaaggcaaaaaaacaaacactttgAGGAAGGCTGTGTCTCTATAAGACATTTTATGCCTGATATTGTCTGTGATGTATTTCTTTCTATACACGTACATCTGGGAATTTCTTACTGAATGATGTTTGTTACTATATGTCTCTTAGTGTACATCTGATGTACGTGCTGTTTTGTTCCATGTCCTTGCAGGTGCAGACTATTCTGGTCAGACCTACACTCACTCCCCCTACACCTCCTACAGCGAAGCTTGGAGATTCACCAACTCCAGCATTCTCGGTGAGTCAGTCAGTCCGGCACAGTGGTGTTCAATGGACACACCCTTCATAAGTATTAGAAGcgtgtactgtagtctgtgttGTGTCAGTACTGGAAAGATGAAAGATTCCACACAGGACCATACTGTTTATAAAGTTGATGTGTTATGATTGAAGTGAACGTGACAAAAGTGACTGAATTGTTATAGATAAAAGTCCCagcttattttttttttatgcaAACCATTCCTGTCAGGTTAAGTTTATACTTTGAACCTTATTCAATAGCTTTGAACCTAAAATACAATGAGTTTGAACCTAGAGTATCAATGGGAAAACCTCAAATACAAATCCTCACGCCAACCAGGAAATAAAGTACAGTCAAACTTTTGGTTTCAGTCAGGTCACATGTATCAGGATCTCCCCTAGTCCCCATGGAAACTAGTTACCCAGTTACCAGGGGGTCTGCGCTATACCACTGCCGTCTCTTGGTGTGTACGGTAACTCTCTCTGAGCTTACCAGCCTATGAGAACTTGTGTTCTGTTGTGACTTTCTGGTCACAAGTCTGTGTGTCACCTTGAACCAGCTGATTTCACCAATTGTTAACGACACCGGGGAACATAGACAGTATTAATGCTTGTGTGTTCTGAATGCTTAATTCTATGCATAATGCAAAATATTCGGTGATATTTCTTCCATCAAGTAGACCCATACTTTAACAGAGAGAAGGTGCAAAACAGGCAGCTTTATTCATGGGACAAACTATCCAAGCAAGGCAGATTTCCATCTCAACCATCTGCTATTGTCATGTGGTTGATGGGATTAAGAAAGCCTGCTCTGCGTTGCATTGTCCCTCCTAACACCATCAAAGCCAAGCTAAAAATCAAACCACAATGGTAAACTCCTTTATCTCTGTCGCCCCCTGCAGGTTCGCCCTATTACTATAGCTCAGCCTCCCGCACTGCTCCACCATCCACTGCAGCCTACGACCATCTCTAGCTCCCATGGACCAACCCTCATCAAGAGGACTGATAATGGGGACCAACAGGCAAATGCAGCAAGGGATAGGAAGCTATGAGGACAATTGGACTGTCTCCCAATGATGGACAGGGGAGTAAAGACATCCGAGGGACATTGAAGACGTTTAGTGGCAACACTGGACCAGCTATCCTTGACCATGAACTCATGGACAATACCTTCTCATGGCTAACtaattcattatttatttgtttttaatgACAGCCTCATCCAGGGTGACTTGACACGTTTACACATGACATTCTAAACACTGTAATACATTTGGGCAACTGATGTGTATGACTTTGTCAGTGGCAAAGGCCCTGAATCCTGCGTTGTGTGTATGTCGCTCCAAAGCTGTTTCACCAAAGACTTTATTTGTAGCACATTTTGCAACACTCTGACATGCGACTTTGACTTCATGACATCATAGGATGTTTTGGTGgcacagtacagtaacagctttTTTTGTGAAGCTGCTCCTGTATTTGCATCAAGTTTACAATAGTTTTATACAATAATACACACGTCCCTTTCGCATTCCAGTGTCGGTTTTTTCAGGATCCTCTGTGTTGAATTCAAAATTCAGCCTCTTTGAGCTCACCACCCAACCAAACCTTCCAGATCTTAAATGTAGTGCAGTGCCAATTGTCTGAATGAGGCATACAGTCACACGGGGTATCATTCTCATAGCAAAATGTCCTCATGTCCTTGTCAAAAAAAATTGTTTCATGAATTGAACTGTCTGGGTTACTCTTGTTTGGcaatatgtatatattgtaaATGGCAAACTGCTCTTGAGAAAGAAATGCAATTTTATCAGAAGGATGATTTGGGGGTGAATATTGTGGGGATTAATGACTGAGTATCTGAAAAACAAAACaactctttattttttttttctttatgaTAATTCGATTTTGTTGTCATGCTGATGTTTAGTATGAGAACTGTgactaaactgttttttttttcttttcttataCTGTTATTAATGTTATTGAAGATGTAAATATGGAATTTCTAAATAATTATTTTAATTAAATAAAGCATGACAAAGTGATTGTGCATTGCATTCTTTTCCCCACATGTTTGCACATCTAATGAGTCATGAGAACATTTACATTAGAATAAAGTCCTATTAATATCCCTAGAATCAACTGACAAAAAAATAAGAAACC
This region of Oncorhynchus masou masou isolate Uvic2021 chromosome 8, UVic_Omas_1.1, whole genome shotgun sequence genomic DNA includes:
- the LOC135543921 gene encoding paired box protein Pax-8-like isoform X2, whose product is MSNTTGRGHGGLNQLGGMFVNGRPLPEVIRQRIVDMAHQGVRPCDISRQLRVSHGCVSKILGRYYETGSIKPGVIGGSKPKVATPKVVDKIADYKRQNPTMFAWEIRDRLLAEGVCDSDTVPSVSSINRIIRTKVQLPFNLPLDGKGLSPGHTLIPSSAVTPPESPQSDSLGSTYSISGLLGIPQPSQEGKRSHDDSDQESCRHSVDSQGSAGVPRKQLRPEHFPPQHLDCGFDRHHYPPDFSSAAASKTEQTVYPLSLINGSLEDGKTSLSTSSAAIGRNLAAHQGYTVVTDPLQPLTLCLKQEMSPEVTSTSPSLNAMANSAFLELQSLQAPVTVSSSCSSSNHFPHAFNSFSHHAPVYGHFSSQSLIAGRDMVSSTLPGYPPHIPSSGQTGYSSSAITGMVAGADYSGQTYTHSPYTSYSEAWRFTNSSILGSPYYYSSASRTAPPSTAAYDHL
- the LOC135543921 gene encoding paired box protein Pax-8-like isoform X1; amino-acid sequence: MWKTYTELSRPEAVKFLARSDLIGHGGLNQLGGMFVNGRPLPEVIRQRIVDMAHQGVRPCDISRQLRVSHGCVSKILGRYYETGSIKPGVIGGSKPKVATPKVVDKIADYKRQNPTMFAWEIRDRLLAEGVCDSDTVPSVSSINRIIRTKVQLPFNLPLDGKGLSPGHTLIPSSAVTPPESPQSDSLGSTYSISGLLGIPQPSQEGKRSHDDSDQESCRHSVDSQGSAGVPRKQLRPEHFPPQHLDCGFDRHHYPPDFSSAAASKTEQTVYPLSLINGSLEDGKTSLSTSSAAIGRNLAAHQGYTVVTDPLQPLTLCLKQEMSPEVTSTSPSLNAMANSAFLELQSLQAPVTVSSSCSSSNHFPHAFNSFSHHAPVYGHFSSQSLIAGRDMVSSTLPGYPPHIPSSGQTGYSSSAITGMVAGADYSGQTYTHSPYTSYSEAWRFTNSSILGSPYYYSSASRTAPPSTAAYDHL